From a single Eleginops maclovinus isolate JMC-PN-2008 ecotype Puerto Natales chromosome 20, JC_Emac_rtc_rv5, whole genome shotgun sequence genomic region:
- the LOC134882534 gene encoding LOW QUALITY PROTEIN: adenosine receptor A1-like (The sequence of the model RefSeq protein was modified relative to this genomic sequence to represent the inferred CDS: inserted 2 bases in 1 codon), with amino-acid sequence MENKLCVLRSSMPWSGPWNNSEEKTLPLPLSRCKTSETSVKLCLAADKLSKGTPPPCSFSAEXALAAASVNMALPSTKALYIGMEVVIALSSVIGNVMVVWAVRINRSLRDTTFCFIVSLALADIAVGALVIPLAITISIGLQTHFYSCLLVACTVLVLTQSSILALLAIAIDRYLRVKIPMSYKRVVTPRRAGTAVLLCWLVSIIVGLTPMLGWNNLQFLRDNGSLLTDDLLVKCEFETVISMDYMVYFNFFGWVLPPLLLMLAIYIEIFYMIHKQLNKKVTASHTDPSRYFGKELKLAKSLALVLFLFAVSWLPLHILNCITLFCPACDKPMYFIYIAIILTHGNSAVNPIVYAFRIKKFRTAFRKIWKQYMLCQDPVGRLPQRGSQRGRERRLRQNDDDDDDV; translated from the exons ATGGAGAACAAGTTGTGCGTCTTGCGCAGCTCGATGCCATGGAGCGGACCCTGGAATAATTCAGAGGAGAAGACACTACCTCTTCCTCTGTCGAGATGTAAAACAAGCGAAACCTCAGTCAAGCTGTGTCTCGCTGCGGACAAACTCTCAAAGGGAACTCCCCCGCCGTGTAGTTTCTCTGCTGA CGCACTGGCAGCAGCATCCGTGAACATGGCTCTGCCTTCCACTAAAGCCCTCTACATCGGGATGGAGGTGGTGATAGCCTTGTCGTCGGTCATCGGTAACGTGATGGTGGTCTGGGCTGTGCGTATTAACCGGTCTCTGAGAGACACCACGTTTTGTTTCATCGTCTCCCTGGCCTTGGCTGACATTGCAGTCGGGGCTCTTGTCATCCCCCTCGCCATAACCATCAGCATCGGACTCCAGACGCACTTCTACAGTTGCTTGCTGGTCGCCTGCACAGTGCTCGTCCTCACTCAAAGTTCAATACTGGCGCTCCTGGCCATCGCTATCGACCGGTATTTGAGAGTCAAAATACCCATGAG CTACAAGCGGGTGGTGACTCCTCGTCGAGCTGGCACGGCCGTGTTACTGTGTTGGCTGGTGTCCATCATAGTGGGCCTCACACCCATGTTGGGTTGGAATAACCTGCAGTTTCTCCGTGACAATGGCTCCCTGCTCACTGATGACCTCCTGGTGAAATGTGAGTTTGAGACGGTAATCAGCATGGACTACATGGTCTACTTCAACTTCTTTGGCTGGGTGCTGCCGCCTTTGCTCCTCATGCTCGCCATTTACATCGAGATTTTTTACATGATCCACAAGCAACTCAACAAGAAG GTGACAGCTAGCCACACAGACCCTAGCCGTTACTTTGGGAAGGAGCTGAAGCTAGCCAAGTCGCTCGCACTCGTTTTGTTCCTCTTTGCAGTCAGCTGGCTCCCTCTTCACATCCTCAACTGCATCACCCTTTTTTGCCCAGCCTGTGATAAACCCATGTACTTCATTTACATCGCAATCATCCTCACCCATGGCAACTCAGCGGTCAACCCCATCGTGTACGCTTTCCGCATCAAGAAATTCCGTACAGCATTCAGGAAAATCTGGAAACAGTACATGCTTTGTCAGGATCCAGTGGGTCGGCTTCCTCAAAGGGGGAGCCAGAGAGGACGGGAGAGAAGGCTGAGGCAgaatgacgatgatgatgatgatgtgtga